In one window of Aquamicrobium sp. DNA:
- the arsH gene encoding arsenical resistance protein ArsH, translating to MPDELPNLDTACVDVPNIGRLRATMPSTHPPRILLLYGSLRERSYSRFLTFEAERLLRHFGAETRIFDAHGLPLPDGTDVNHPKVQELRDLSLWSEGQVWTSPERHGAMSAVMKAQIDWIPLSVGAVRPTQGRTLAVMQVSGGSQSFNAVNQMRVLGRWMRMVTIPNQSSVAKAYQEFDEAGRMRPSSYYDRVVDVMEELVKFTLLTRDVSPYLTDRYSERKESGEALMRRVNLTAAT from the coding sequence ATGCCGGATGAACTTCCCAATCTCGATACCGCCTGCGTTGATGTTCCGAACATCGGCCGATTGCGCGCAACAATGCCGTCTACCCATCCGCCACGCATCTTGCTGCTTTACGGCTCGCTTCGCGAGCGGTCCTACAGCCGCTTCCTGACATTCGAGGCCGAGCGTCTGCTGAGACATTTCGGGGCGGAAACACGCATCTTCGATGCACACGGCCTGCCTTTGCCGGATGGAACCGACGTCAATCATCCCAAGGTGCAGGAACTGCGCGACCTCTCGCTCTGGTCGGAGGGACAGGTATGGACCAGCCCGGAGCGTCACGGTGCGATGAGCGCGGTGATGAAGGCGCAGATCGACTGGATTCCGCTATCGGTCGGCGCGGTAAGGCCGACGCAGGGCCGCACACTTGCCGTCATGCAGGTCTCCGGCGGCTCGCAGAGCTTCAACGCCGTCAACCAGATGCGCGTACTCGGCCGCTGGATGCGCATGGTGACCATCCCTAACCAGTCGTCCGTCGCCAAAGCATATCAGGAGTTCGATGAAGCCGGCCGGATGAGACCATCGTCATATTATGATCGAGTGGTCGACGTGATGGAGGAGTTGGTAAAGTTCACGCTGCTAACGCGCGATGTCTCACCCTACCTGACCGACCGCTATTCCGAACGCAAGGAGAGTGGCGAGGCTCTGATGCGGCGGGTCAATCTGACAGCCGCAACCTGA
- a CDS encoding arsenate reductase ArsC, whose translation MTDRTYNVLFLCTGNSARSILAESILNKDGEGRFRAFSAGSQPKGRVNPFALKVLKSFDYPAENFRSKGWDEFAGSDAPVMDFVFTVCDNAAGEACPVWPGQPMTAHWGIEDPASVDGPDIQKEAAFVAAFRYMKNRISAFTSLPVASLDKVSLRTKLTEIGQSEGASSPRNSAA comes from the coding sequence ATGACTGACCGCACCTACAATGTTCTGTTCCTCTGCACCGGCAACTCGGCACGCTCGATCCTCGCGGAGAGCATCCTGAACAAGGATGGCGAAGGCCGCTTTCGCGCCTTTTCTGCCGGGTCGCAGCCCAAGGGGAGGGTCAATCCCTTCGCGTTGAAAGTGCTGAAGAGCTTCGACTACCCCGCGGAGAACTTCCGTTCGAAGGGGTGGGACGAGTTCGCGGGGTCTGATGCGCCTGTCATGGATTTCGTGTTCACCGTCTGCGACAACGCCGCCGGCGAAGCCTGCCCGGTCTGGCCCGGCCAGCCCATGACCGCTCATTGGGGTATCGAAGACCCCGCATCCGTCGATGGGCCTGATATCCAAAAGGAGGCCGCCTTCGTTGCGGCCTTCCGCTACATGAAGAATCGTATCTCGGCCTTCACGTCCCTGCCGGTCGCCAGTCTCGACAAGGTGTCTCTGCGCACGAAGCTGACCGAGATCGGCCAGTCCGAAGGCGCATCGTCTCCTCGTAACAGCGCAGCGTGA
- the arsB gene encoding ACR3 family arsenite efflux transporter encodes MSTFERYLTLWVALCIVVGIALGHFLPGAFQAIGAMEIAKVNLPVAVLIWLMVIPMLLKIDFAALGEVGRHWRGIGVTLFINWAVKPFSMALLGWLFIGWLFRPYLPADQIDSYIAGLIILAAAPCTAMVFVWSNLTKGEPHFTLSQVALNDAIMVVAFAPIVGLLLGLSAITVPWGTLVLSVVLYIVIPVIIAQIVRRRILTNGGQAALDRLLAKLGPASLVALLTTLVLLFGFQGEQIIAQPAIIGLLAVPILIQVYFNSGLAYLLNRMAGEQHCLAGPSALIGASNFFELAVAAAISLFGFHSGAALATVVGVLIEVPVMLSVVWIVNRSKGWYERGGKVSTLTEAQR; translated from the coding sequence ATGTCCACATTTGAACGCTACCTCACCCTCTGGGTGGCCCTTTGCATTGTCGTCGGCATCGCGCTCGGTCATTTTCTACCGGGCGCATTTCAGGCCATCGGTGCGATGGAAATTGCCAAGGTCAACCTGCCGGTGGCGGTGCTGATCTGGCTGATGGTCATCCCCATGCTGCTCAAGATCGACTTCGCGGCTCTGGGCGAGGTCGGGCGGCACTGGCGCGGCATCGGCGTGACGCTGTTCATCAACTGGGCAGTAAAACCGTTCTCGATGGCGCTGCTGGGCTGGCTGTTCATCGGCTGGCTGTTCCGGCCTTATCTGCCAGCGGATCAGATCGACAGCTATATTGCCGGCCTCATCATACTAGCCGCAGCACCTTGCACGGCCATGGTGTTCGTTTGGTCCAACCTGACCAAGGGCGAGCCGCATTTCACCTTGAGCCAGGTCGCCCTCAACGACGCCATCATGGTTGTCGCCTTCGCGCCGATTGTCGGACTGCTGCTAGGCCTGTCGGCCATCACGGTGCCATGGGGCACACTGGTCCTGTCGGTCGTGCTCTATATCGTCATCCCCGTCATCATCGCTCAGATCGTCCGTCGCCGGATTTTGACGAACGGTGGACAGGCTGCACTCGACAGGCTGCTTGCAAAACTTGGTCCGGCCTCTCTCGTTGCCCTACTGACGACGCTGGTGCTGTTGTTCGGCTTTCAGGGCGAACAGATCATCGCCCAGCCTGCGATTATCGGCCTGCTGGCCGTGCCGATCCTCATTCAGGTCTATTTCAACTCCGGTCTTGCCTATCTGCTCAACCGGATGGCCGGCGAGCAGCATTGCTTGGCTGGACCTTCGGCACTGATAGGGGCGTCGAATTTCTTCGAACTGGCGGTTGCTGCCGCCATCAGCCTGTTCGGCTTCCACTCTGGCGCGGCGCTCGCCACGGTCGTCGGCGTGCTGATTGAAGTGCCGGTGATGCTCTCGGTTGTCTGGATCGTGAACCGCTCCAAAGGCTGGTATGAGCGCGGCGGCAAGGTATCGACGTTGACGGAAGCGCAGCGCTGA
- the arsC gene encoding arsenate reductase (glutaredoxin) (This arsenate reductase requires both glutathione and glutaredoxin to convert arsenate to arsenite, after which the efflux transporter formed by ArsA and ArsB can extrude the arsenite from the cell, providing resistance.): MDIIIYHNPDCGTSRNTLAMIRNAGVEPHVIEYLKTPPSRDMLTQLIARMGISVRELLREKGTPYADLGLGDPALSDAQLLDAMMVHPILINRPIVVSPKGVRLCRPSEEVLDLLPPQRGEFVKEDGERVIDEHGRRVATA; encoded by the coding sequence ATGGACATCATCATCTATCACAATCCCGATTGCGGCACTTCGCGCAATACGCTGGCGATGATCCGCAACGCGGGCGTTGAGCCGCATGTCATCGAATATCTGAAGACGCCCCCATCTCGGGACATGCTGACTCAGCTTATCGCGCGCATGGGCATATCGGTGCGAGAACTGCTGCGCGAGAAAGGCACGCCCTATGCCGACCTGGGACTTGGCGACCCGGCGCTAAGCGACGCGCAATTGCTCGACGCGATGATGGTGCATCCCATCCTGATCAACCGGCCCATCGTCGTCAGCCCGAAGGGCGTGAGGCTCTGCCGGCCGTCCGAGGAAGTGCTCGACCTGTTGCCGCCGCAGCGCGGCGAGTTCGTCAAGGAAGACGGCGAGCGCGTGATCGACGAACACGGCCGGCGCGTGGCCACGGCCTAA